In one window of Methanobrevibacter millerae DNA:
- a CDS encoding DUF2115 family protein: MKSSELHEEIKENLKDYPIEYLRNKVTDDRYKDPLTKKLAKYNSETWDEIFALNISEDYEIKDSAIENLKKDIDYYFDTYAGGDEETREFTKYICLYLAFMAKRPLHPVGDNPAKDEVFLENGEYKCKTRIMSIKDKNSLCRYCICKNAGFSFGF, translated from the coding sequence ATGAAATCCTCTGAATTACATGAAGAAATTAAAGAAAATTTAAAAGATTATCCCATTGAATATCTTAGAAACAAAGTAACAGACGATAGATACAAAGACCCATTGACCAAAAAACTTGCCAAGTACAATTCAGAAACATGGGATGAAATTTTCGCTTTAAACATTAGTGAAGACTATGAAATTAAAGACAGCGCAATTGAAAATCTAAAAAAGGATATCGACTATTATTTTGACACTTATGCTGGAGGAGATGAGGAAACTAGAGAGTTTACAAAATACATCTGCCTCTATTTGGCATTTATGGCCAAAAGACCACTGCACCCGGTTGGAGATAATCCTGCAAAAGATGAGGTCTTTTTAGAAAATGGAGAATATAAATGCAAAACTAGAATCATGAGCATTAAAGATAAAAATTCATTATGCCGTTATTGCATTTGTAAAAATGCAGGTTTTTCCTTTGGATTTTAA
- a CDS encoding DUF2115 family protein, with protein MGNEYLELCEELLKITHEEKISGNSVLEILKKYCSTISVFDMMAVSAEIIEENKYVQANYREDSQKSYVETFILRVKEILADNNDYAKIIDKEEFADAIKTLMTNRENPTEKSKSKFPLIGCMASIYTTFLLEEPIHKVGTLFPGSLRVEEKDGKFYCPVRDANIDTPNAVCNICLAEQLDF; from the coding sequence ATGGGAAATGAATATTTAGAACTATGTGAGGAATTATTAAAAATTACCCATGAAGAAAAAATATCTGGCAATTCAGTTTTAGAAATATTGAAAAAATATTGCTCAACCATTTCAGTATTTGACATGATGGCAGTTAGCGCTGAGATAATTGAAGAAAACAAATATGTTCAAGCAAACTATAGGGAAGACAGCCAAAAATCATATGTTGAAACATTCATATTGCGTGTTAAAGAAATCTTAGCAGATAATAACGATTATGCCAAAATAATTGATAAAGAAGAATTTGCCGATGCAATTAAAACTTTAATGACAAATCGTGAAAATCCAACAGAAAAATCCAAAAGTAAATTTCCATTAATTGGTTGCATGGCTTCAATTTATACAACATTCCTTTTAGAAGAACCCATCCATAAAGTCGGTACACTATTTCCCGGATCATTAAGAGTTGAAGAAAAAGATGGAAAGTTTTATTGCCCTGTAAGAGATGCAAATATCGATACTCCTAATGCAGTCTGCAATATCTGTCTTGCCGAACAATTAGATTTTTAA
- a CDS encoding DUF1848 domain-containing protein — MIINVGGRTDIVNYYTPWLLNRLEEGYAYSRNPFARENVYKLSLKPEDVDCLLFCSKNYQPILKHIGDIDEKYNILCNYTITAYGKDIEPKVPSINQSIKTLKRLSDIVGSNKILWRYDPILLTEKYTVEKHLETFEYMAEKISPLVYRCIFSFVDMYKKVEENMPEIIPLTEEDKVKLLKGIGEISERFNLYTQSCATNESYEKYNIHAAGCTTREILEQAHNVVYKNVKGTGIRENCHCIPSRDIGAYNSCLSECKYCYANRKPEIPKNVIKLHDEKSPLLLGHLKENDKLTDTEVIKYIEPKQTTLFDF; from the coding sequence ATGATAATAAACGTCGGCGGAAGAACAGATATAGTGAACTACTACACTCCATGGCTACTGAACAGGCTTGAAGAGGGATATGCATATTCAAGAAATCCATTTGCAAGGGAGAATGTATACAAGTTAAGCTTAAAGCCCGAAGATGTCGATTGTCTTCTGTTCTGCTCCAAAAACTACCAACCTATCCTGAAACATATAGGTGACATTGATGAAAAGTACAATATATTGTGCAACTACACGATTACTGCATACGGCAAGGACATAGAACCGAAAGTCCCATCAATAAATCAATCTATTAAAACGTTGAAACGATTATCCGATATTGTTGGTAGCAACAAGATTCTCTGGAGATATGATCCAATACTTCTTACTGAAAAATACACTGTTGAAAAACATCTGGAAACATTTGAATATATGGCAGAAAAGATCTCACCATTAGTTTACAGATGCATATTCAGCTTTGTGGACATGTACAAAAAAGTTGAAGAGAACATGCCTGAGATAATTCCACTTACTGAAGAAGATAAAGTGAAGTTATTGAAAGGGATTGGTGAGATATCGGAGAGATTTAATCTGTATACTCAATCATGTGCAACAAATGAAAGCTATGAAAAATACAACATTCATGCTGCAGGTTGCACAACTCGGGAAATTTTAGAACAGGCACACAATGTAGTTTATAAAAATGTAAAAGGAACAGGAATTAGAGAAAACTGTCACTGTATTCCATCAAGAGACATAGGGGCTTATAATTCCTGTTTAAGTGAATGTAAATATTGCTACGCTAATCGAAAACCTGAAATTCCAAAAAATGTTATAAAATTGCATGATGAGAAATCACCGTTGTTGCTAGGACA